One segment of Sesamum indicum cultivar Zhongzhi No. 13 linkage group LG4, S_indicum_v1.0, whole genome shotgun sequence DNA contains the following:
- the LOC105161004 gene encoding protein SMAX1-LIKE 3 gives MRTGGYTLHQSLTLESAAIVKQAVSLARRRGHAQVTPLHVASAMISSSTGLLKRACLQSHSHPLQCKALELCFNVALNRLPTSASTPLISPHSHIPSLSNALVAAFKRAQAHQRRGSIENQQQQPILALKVEVEQLVISILDDPSVSRVMREAGFISTQVKTNVEKAVSLEKCSSPHHSKEISTKTLVLGNSNPPQAMPTTSLSKFRLLPLNKTVQQNEDVMSVLEAMMNKNTKNNVIVSESPDTAESLVKGLIEKFDKRDVPDDMKSVQFLSVPLFTLRNISREEFEVKLGELRALVKSYVSRGVVLYLGDLGWVSDYWCKCNGEQRDVYYYCPVEYMIMELSKLICGAEESKKLWLMGVATFQTYAKCRTGRPSLETLWSLHPLTIPAGNLALSLSLDSGMHDQVKKEPVDDLNWLFQKAGMKNQLNFCSDCSVNFKREAQAVMSSKQEPSSSSLPTWLQQYKDENRRIDQECDKLKDLCKKWNSICTSVHKKPHFLGKVFNLSSPSPASSSTSTSSNGLNKSKLHQTLLNWPVVFEPSRPSKEHQTFLFEKDDEVSKPSSSAAKPELLSNPNSSPNSASSSEASQEIMEFSHRYKELSSENLNILCSALEKKVPWQKDIIPEIVSTILRCRSGNNKNENREESWLFFLGVDHDGKETIARELAKNVFGSYDNFIAIGISSFSSSTRADSNEEVSNKRARNEHGGSLYDRFSDAVRSNPSRVFYVEDVDQLDHRSLRQLKSAIKNGSITLADGEVVLMRDAIIVFSCKTFSSDSRSALSPPSAEKGCEKEEEDSDEQKECRVLDLNIATEDGDDELDQISDSETGILDLVDKKVVFKIQVL, from the exons ATGAGGACTGGAGGTTACACTCTTCACCAGTCTCTAACTCTTGAATCGGCTGCCATTGTTAAGCAGGCAGTCAGCCTTGCGAGACGGCGAGGCCATGCGCAAGTTACGCCCCTTCATGTAGCAAGCGCGATGATATCTTCTTCAACAGGTTTGCTGAAAAGGGCTTGCCTTCAATCTCATTCTCATCCTCTCCAATGTAAGGCTCTTGAGCTTTGCTTCAATGTTGCGCTCAACCGGCTTCCAACGTCTGCTTCTACCCCTCTCATCAGCCCTCATTCTCATATTCCGTCACTGTCTAATGCCCTCGTCGCGGCCTTCAAGCGGGCTCAGGCTCACCAACGTCGCGGGTCAATAGAGAACCAGCAGCAGCAGCCTATATTAGCCCTCAAAGTTGAGGTTGAGCAGCTTGTGATTTCCATTCTTGATGATCCGAGTGTTAGTAGAGTCATGAGAGAAGCTGGTTTCATCAGCACTCAAGTGAAGACCAATGTGGAGAAAGCTGTTTCCTTGGAGAAATGCAGTTCTCCGCATCATTCCAAAGAAATCAGCACCAAAACCTTAGTTCTTGGAAACAGTAATCCGCCTCAAGCAATGCCTACGACAAGCTTGAGTAAGTTCAGATTACTGCCACTTAACAAAACAGTACAACAGAATGAAGATGTGATGAGTGTTTTGGAGGCCATGATGAACAAGAACACCAAAAACAATGTCATTGTAAGTGAATCTCCAGATACTGCTGAGAGTTTAGTTAAAGGGTTGATTGAGAAGTTCGACAAGAGAGACGTCCCGGACGACATGAAGTCTGTGCAGTTTCTAAGTGTTCCCCTTTTCACTCTGAGGAACATTTCAAGGGAAGAGTTTGAAGTGAAGCTTGGAGAGCTGAGAGCCCTTGTGAAATCCTATGTGAGTAGAGGAGTAGTATTGTACTTGGGGGATCTTGGTTGGGTTTCTGACTATTGGTGTAAGTGTAATGGAGAGCAAAGGGATGTGTACTACTACTGCCCTGTGGAGTATATGATCATGGAGCTCAGCAAACTGATATGTGGAGCAGAAGAAAGTAAGAAGCTTTGGCTAATGGGAGTTGCAACCTTCCAAACCTATGCCAAATGTAGAACAGGCAGGCCTTCTTTGGAGACTCTTTGGAGTCTTCACCCTCTTACAATACCTGCTGGCAACTTGGCTCTTAGTCTCAGCCTTGACAG TGGCATGCATGATCAAGTGAAAAAGGAGCCGGTAGATGATTTGAACTGGCTATTCCAGAAGGCTGGGATGAAGAATCAACTCAATTTCTGTTCAGATTGTTCAGTGAACTTCAAGAGAGAAGCTCAAGCTGTAATGAGCTCTAAACAAGAGCCCTCCAGCTCAAGTTTGCCAACATGGCTCCAACAGTACAAGGATGAGAACAGAAGAATTGATCAG GAATGTGATAAACTCAAAGATCTTTGCAAGAAATGGAACTCAATCTGCACTTCTGTCCACAAGAAACCCCATTTTCTAGGGAAAGTCTTCAATCTATCCTCACCATCTCCAGCTTCTTCCTCTACCTCTACATCTTCAAATGGCCTAAACAAATCTAAACTTCACCAAACCCTTCTAAATTGGCCAGTCGTTTTCGAACCAAGTCGGCCCTCTAAGGAGCACCAAACCTTTCTTTTTGAGAAAGACGACGAAGTTTCTAAACCGAGTTCCTCAGCAGCAAAGCCTGAACTTCTATCAAACCCCAATTCAAGTCCTAATTCAGCTTCATCTAGTGAAGCAAGCCAAGAAATTATGGAGTTCTCACACAGATACAAGGAGCTGAGTTCCGAAAACCTCAACATTCTTTGCAGTGCATTGGAGAAGAAAGTCCCATGGCAGAAAGATATAATTCCTGAGATTGTTAGTACAATCCTTAGATGCAGATCAGGCAACAACAAGAACGAAAATAGAGAAGAAAGTTGGCTGTTTTTCTTGGGTGTTGATCATGATGGCAAAGAGACTATTGCTAGAGAACTTGCCAAGAATGTCTTTGGCTCTTACGATAACTTCATTGCCATTGGTATCAGCAGTTTCTCGTCATCAACAAGAGCTGATTCGAATGAAGAAGTCAGCAACAAGAGGGCAAGAAACGAGCACGGGGGGAGTCTGTACGACAGGTTTTCAGACGCTGTACGCAGTAATCCTAGCCGTGTGTTCTACGTGGAAGACGTTGATCAGCTCGACCATCGCTCTCTGAGGCAGCTGAAAAGCGCAATAAAGAACGGAAGCATTACACTTGCCGATGGTGAGGTTGTGCTCATGAGGGACGCCATTATCGTTTTCAGCTGCAAAACTTTCAGCTCTGACTCAAGATCAGCTCTTTCTCCTCCCTCTGCAGAAAAGGGTTGCGAGAAGGAAGAAGAGGACAGTGATGAACAGAAGGAATGTCGGGTATTGGATTTGAACATTGCAACAGAAGATGGTGATGATGAATTAGATCAGATTTCAGATTCTGAAACTGGGATTTTGGATTTAGTGGACAAGAAAGTTGTGTTCAAGATCCAGGTTTTGTAA